A genomic segment from Gilvibacter sp. SZ-19 encodes:
- a CDS encoding rhomboid family intramembrane serine protease produces the protein MAQDLLQKYRMSSVLIKLIVINAIVFFVFYLGAFIFRLNEADLKSWFVLPLQTWDFLYKPWTFFSYAFLHSGFWHIFWNMLILYWFGNIVLNLFKERTLLTLYLLGGVAGGALTILAFNLFPAFNDFTVGNLQGASAAVFAIMVFIATYTPNAEMRVFMFNIKLWQIAAFFVLKDLIALPASDNAGGLMAHMGGAIFGYTYAKQLAKGNNIGAGFERLMDSLVSYFSPRKKRPFKKVHRNPQGPRQSSVKAKESKDEQQKKIDAILDKIGKSGYDSLSKAEKDFLFKAGNDSN, from the coding sequence ATGGCGCAAGACCTTTTACAGAAATACAGAATGTCTAGTGTATTGATCAAACTTATAGTGATCAATGCCATAGTCTTTTTTGTCTTCTATTTAGGCGCCTTTATTTTTAGGCTGAATGAGGCCGATCTGAAGTCTTGGTTCGTACTTCCTTTACAGACTTGGGATTTTCTCTATAAACCATGGACCTTCTTTAGCTATGCCTTTTTGCACAGTGGTTTTTGGCATATTTTCTGGAACATGCTGATCTTGTATTGGTTTGGGAACATAGTGCTCAATCTCTTTAAAGAAAGGACCTTATTGACCCTTTATTTACTCGGAGGAGTGGCGGGAGGAGCCCTTACCATACTGGCCTTTAATTTGTTCCCGGCCTTTAACGATTTTACTGTTGGTAACTTACAAGGAGCCTCTGCGGCAGTTTTTGCCATAATGGTTTTTATAGCCACATATACGCCAAATGCAGAAATGCGCGTTTTTATGTTTAACATAAAACTTTGGCAGATTGCTGCATTCTTTGTTTTGAAAGATTTAATTGCTTTGCCCGCTTCAGATAATGCTGGGGGCTTAATGGCGCACATGGGTGGTGCCATCTTTGGTTATACTTATGCCAAACAATTGGCCAAAGGCAATAATATAGGAGCTGGTTTTGAACGTTTAATGGATAGCTTGGTGAGCTATTTTAGCCCGCGTAAAAAGCGGCCTTTTAAAAAAGTGCACCGCAATCCACAAGGTCCGCGGCAAAGTAGTGTCAAGGCCAAAGAATCTAAAGACGAGCAACAAAAAAAGATCGATGCCATTTTGGACAAGATCGGTAAGAGTGGTTACGACTCCTTGAGCAAGGCCGAAAAGGACTTCTTGTTTAAAGCGGGGAATGACTCGAATTAA
- a CDS encoding rhomboid family intramembrane serine protease, which yields MYSISETVKVLLIINVIVFVGTMTMPDTMYQLFSLYYYENPSFKFWQPVTHMFMHGGVSHIAFNMLGLWMFGTPLERQWGSKRFLFFYFSAGLGAALIHTIANYIDLQLDINELMQAGIGRDVIDQAIAQGQIFVNYPQVNFEGYFVPAVGASGAVYGIMTAFAVYYPNAQLMMIFFPVPIKAKYFVPLILIGYTVMNLTDNLPGIAHWAHVGGALFGFIMAWSWRKSRFNPQ from the coding sequence GTGTATTCCATCTCAGAAACAGTAAAGGTTCTTTTGATCATAAACGTCATAGTGTTTGTGGGTACTATGACTATGCCAGATACGATGTATCAGCTGTTTTCGCTCTACTATTACGAGAATCCATCGTTCAAATTCTGGCAGCCGGTCACCCATATGTTCATGCACGGTGGCGTGTCGCACATAGCCTTTAACATGTTGGGACTCTGGATGTTCGGTACGCCTTTAGAACGTCAATGGGGGTCTAAGCGCTTTTTGTTCTTTTATTTCTCTGCCGGATTGGGCGCAGCGCTGATCCACACCATAGCCAATTATATCGATCTGCAATTGGACATCAACGAACTGATGCAGGCCGGTATTGGCAGAGATGTGATAGATCAGGCCATAGCCCAAGGTCAGATATTTGTGAACTATCCTCAAGTTAATTTTGAAGGATACTTTGTGCCGGCTGTGGGAGCCTCTGGTGCAGTTTATGGTATAATGACGGCCTTTGCGGTCTATTACCCAAATGCACAATTGATGATGATATTCTTCCCCGTGCCTATTAAAGCCAAATACTTTGTACCCTTGATCTTGATAGGTTATACAGTGATGAACCTAACGGACAACCTACCCGGAATAGCCCATTGGGCGCACGTAGGCGGAGCCCTGTTTGGTTTTATTATGGCTTGGAGTTGGCGAAAATCCAGATTTAATCCCCAATAG
- the mutL gene encoding DNA mismatch repair endonuclease MutL — protein sequence MAVTITRLPEHVANQIAAGEVVQRPASVVKELLENAVDAGATELQLVVKDSGKTLIQLIDNGSGMSAEDAQACFERHATSKIHQAEDLFKLHTKGFRGEALASIAAVAQVSLKTRMADAEVGTEVKIAGSEISEVSECVTPVGTVISVKNLFFNIPARRNFLKSNPVELRHIIDEFHRVALAHPDLAFSLHSNDSLLFSLPQANLKQRITGIFGPKTKERLVPVTEETEVVSVSGFVIKPEFAKKSRGDQFFFVNDRFIKSSYLHHAVTAAFDGLLKDKTVPGYFLFLKVPTDSIDINIHPTKTEIKFDDDHTIYAMLQAAVKHSLGQFNVAPVLDFNRDDSLDTPYEMKQAAPKMPSIAVDPSFNPFKEKSNSGRSNYQRLQEHQPSWEALYTQVDNKEFGETALDEITLESQEVSGRFFEDAENEAQLPSMQLFGKYLASPTKGGMLLVHQQRAHQRVLYEDYLKRMTADAANSQALLFPISLDLDSKQKALLEEVKDGLDHLGFSFSAEEQVTLSAIPTAVKPEQVGQIIENLLADLSTDVPGMSFSANDVLAKSMAKSLSVKTGAKLSKDEQQHMINQLFACKESNLSPFGKPTFKIITNTEIDNKF from the coding sequence ATGGCAGTTACAATAACGCGTTTACCTGAACATGTGGCCAACCAGATCGCTGCAGGAGAGGTGGTTCAAAGACCTGCTTCTGTTGTGAAGGAGTTGCTAGAGAATGCTGTAGATGCAGGAGCAACAGAGCTACAATTGGTAGTCAAAGATTCCGGGAAGACTTTAATTCAACTTATAGATAACGGTTCGGGCATGTCCGCAGAAGACGCCCAAGCCTGTTTTGAGAGGCATGCAACCTCTAAGATCCACCAGGCTGAAGATCTTTTTAAACTTCACACCAAAGGATTCAGAGGGGAAGCATTAGCGTCTATCGCTGCGGTGGCTCAGGTGAGTCTAAAAACACGCATGGCAGATGCGGAAGTTGGAACCGAGGTGAAGATAGCAGGTAGTGAGATCTCTGAAGTTTCAGAATGTGTCACCCCGGTAGGAACAGTGATCTCTGTAAAGAATCTGTTTTTTAATATTCCGGCGCGTCGCAACTTTTTAAAGAGCAATCCTGTAGAATTGCGACACATCATAGACGAATTTCACCGCGTGGCCTTAGCTCATCCCGATCTGGCCTTTAGTTTACATTCCAATGATTCGCTGCTGTTCTCGTTGCCTCAAGCTAATTTAAAACAGCGCATTACAGGAATATTCGGCCCAAAAACCAAAGAACGTCTAGTGCCTGTAACAGAAGAAACAGAGGTGGTTTCCGTAAGCGGTTTTGTGATCAAGCCTGAGTTTGCTAAAAAATCGCGAGGAGATCAGTTCTTCTTTGTAAACGATCGATTCATTAAATCGTCCTATTTGCATCACGCAGTTACCGCAGCCTTTGACGGACTGCTAAAGGATAAAACGGTGCCCGGATATTTCTTGTTCTTAAAAGTGCCAACAGACAGCATAGATATCAATATCCATCCAACCAAAACAGAGATCAAATTCGACGACGACCACACCATTTATGCCATGCTACAAGCCGCGGTAAAACACAGTTTGGGGCAGTTCAATGTGGCGCCGGTCTTAGATTTTAACCGAGATGATTCTTTGGATACGCCTTATGAGATGAAGCAGGCTGCGCCTAAAATGCCTAGCATTGCCGTAGATCCGAGCTTTAATCCGTTCAAAGAGAAGTCTAACAGTGGACGTTCCAATTACCAACGCTTGCAAGAGCATCAGCCGTCTTGGGAGGCGCTTTATACTCAGGTCGACAATAAAGAATTTGGAGAAACTGCTCTGGATGAGATCACCTTAGAGAGTCAAGAGGTCAGTGGTCGATTTTTCGAAGATGCAGAAAACGAAGCGCAGTTGCCAAGTATGCAATTGTTTGGAAAGTATTTAGCTAGCCCTACCAAGGGAGGTATGCTTTTAGTGCATCAGCAAAGAGCGCATCAACGCGTGCTTTATGAAGATTACCTGAAAAGAATGACTGCCGATGCCGCCAACAGTCAAGCCCTGTTGTTTCCCATAAGTTTAGACTTAGACAGCAAGCAAAAGGCTTTATTGGAGGAAGTAAAAGACGGTTTGGATCATTTAGGGTTTAGTTTTTCTGCAGAGGAGCAAGTAACCTTAAGTGCCATACCGACAGCGGTAAAGCCTGAACAAGTCGGACAGATCATAGAAAATCTATTGGCAGATCTCAGCACGGATGTGCCGGGCATGAGCTTTAGTGCCAATGACGTTCTTGCCAAGTCCATGGCGAAAAGCTTAAGTGTAAAAACAGGAGCTAAACTCAGCAAAGATGAGCAGCAGCACATGATCAATCAGTTGTTTGCCTGCAAGGAGTCTAATTTGAGTCCTTTTGGAAAGCCGACCTTTAAAATAATTACGAACACCGAAATAGATAATAAGTTCTAG
- a CDS encoding riboflavin synthase subunit beta, giving the protein MGIFKTRKNKRYDYEPRYYKNGGKRPFEMGNRFDEYRTASSPARGLKNKFKHAWADYKGNPSQEVNRRVLIIVAVLIILFLFLIDFDLSIFTTTR; this is encoded by the coding sequence ATGGGAATATTCAAAACACGTAAGAACAAACGGTACGACTACGAACCTCGATACTATAAGAACGGGGGTAAGCGTCCATTTGAGATGGGCAATCGTTTTGATGAATATCGCACAGCATCTTCGCCGGCTCGTGGACTTAAGAACAAGTTCAAACACGCCTGGGCCGATTACAAAGGCAATCCGAGTCAAGAAGTGAATCGCCGTGTGCTGATCATCGTTGCGGTGCTGATCATCTTGTTCTTATTTCTCATTGATTTTGATCTATCCATCTTTACGACAACTCGATAA
- the ribH gene encoding 6,7-dimethyl-8-ribityllumazine synthase, with product MATAGNNLSAYNKAEVPNAKDFRFGLVVSKWNSEITEGLFQGAFDALKDCGAINDNIVRWNVPGSYELIYGAQRMRESYDMLDAVIVIGSVIQGETKHFDFVCQGVTNGIAQLNAAGGIPVIFCVLTDNNMQQAIDRSGGKHGNKGTEAAIAAIEMAQLRKESKF from the coding sequence ATGGCAACCGCAGGAAACAACTTATCGGCATACAATAAGGCCGAGGTACCAAACGCCAAGGATTTTAGATTTGGCTTGGTGGTTTCTAAGTGGAACAGTGAAATTACCGAAGGGCTCTTTCAAGGTGCTTTTGATGCCCTTAAAGACTGCGGAGCTATTAACGATAATATTGTGCGCTGGAACGTACCGGGAAGCTATGAGCTGATCTACGGAGCACAACGCATGCGTGAATCCTACGATATGTTGGATGCTGTTATCGTGATTGGAAGTGTCATCCAAGGAGAGACCAAGCATTTTGACTTTGTTTGTCAAGGCGTGACCAATGGAATTGCGCAACTCAACGCAGCTGGAGGCATTCCTGTAATTTTCTGTGTACTTACCGATAACAACATGCAACAAGCCATAGATCGTTCGGGTGGTAAGCACGGTAACAAAGGTACAGAAGCTGCTATTGCGGCCATAGAAATGGCGCAACTCAGAAAAGAAAGTAAATTCTAG